In Panthera leo isolate Ple1 chromosome F3, P.leo_Ple1_pat1.1, whole genome shotgun sequence, one genomic interval encodes:
- the FMO4 gene encoding dimethylaniline monooxygenase [N-oxide-forming] 4: MARRVAVIGAGVSGLSSIKCCLDEDLEPTCFERSNDIGGLWKFTETSKDGMTRVYRSLVTNVCKEMSCYSDFPFQEDYPNYMNQGKFWDYLQEFVEHFDLLKYIRFRTTVCSVTKRPDFSETGQWDVVTETEGKRDRGVFDAVMVCTGHFLNPHLPLESFPGIHKFKGQILHSQEYKSPEGFQGKRVLVIGLGNTGGDVAVELSRTAAQVLLSTRTGAWVIHRCSNGGYPYNMVITRRYLNFMAQVLPSCVLNWIQERQMNKRLNHENYGLSITKGRKPKFIVNDELPICILCGTVTMKTSVKEFTETSAVFEDGTVEENLDVVIFTTGYTFSFPFLEEPLKSLCTKKIFLYKQVFPSNLERATLAIIGLISLKGSILSGTELQARWATRVFKGLCKIPPSPKLMAEAAKKEQLIERGVMKDISKDKLEYITYMDDIAACIGTKPSVPFLFLKDPRLAWEVFFGPCTPYQYRLKGPGKWDGARNAILTQWDRTLKPLKTRIVPDSTKPGSMSRYFKVWGVPILLASLLLICKSSLFLKLVQEFPLTSIW, from the exons GAAACTTCTAAAGATGGGATGACCAGGGTCTACAGGTCATTAGTGACAAACGTCTGCAAAGAGATGTCATGTTACAGCGACTTCCCCTTCCAAGAAGATTATCCAAACTACATGAACCAAGGAAAATTTTGGGACTATCTCCAAGAATTTGTTGAGCACTTTGATCTTCTGAAATACATTCGGTTTAGG accacagtatGCAGTGTCACGAAGCGTCCAGACTTCTCTGAAACTGGTCAGTGGGATGTTgtcacagagacagagggaaagcgGGACCGAGGTGTCTTTGATGCTGTCATGGTTTGCACTGGACATTTCCTGAATCCTCACTTGCCTCTGGAGTCCTTTCCTG gtATTCATAAATTTAAAGGCCAGATCCTGCACAGTCAGGAATATAAGAGCCCAGAAGGCTTTCAAGGCAAACGCGTGTTAGTGATCGGTCTTGGGAACACTGGAGGGGACGTGGCAGTGGAACTCAGTCGAACGGCAGCTCAG GTACTTCTCAGTACTAGAACTGGTGCCTGGGTTATCCACCGCTGTTCAAATGGGGGTTACCCCTATAATATGGTGATTACAAGAAGATACCTTAATTTTATGGCGCAAGTTCTGCCCTCGTGTGTACTAAACTGGATTCAAGAGAGGCAAATGAATAAAAGATTGAACCATGAGAATTATGGATTAAGTATTACAAAGGg gagaaaaccaaaatTCATTGTGAATGATGAACTGCCAATCTGTATCCTCTGTGGGACGGTCACTATGAAAACCAGCGTGAAGGAGTTCACGGAAACCTCTGCTGTCTTTGAAGACGGAACAGTGGAGGAAAACCTCGACGTTGTGATCTTTACGACAggatacacattttcttttcccttccttgaaGAGCCTCTCAAAAGCCTTTGTACAAAGAAGATATTCCTGTATAAGCAGGTCTTTCCTTCAAACCTGGAGAGGGCAACGTTAGCTATCATTGGCCTCATCAGCCTTAAAGGATCCATCTTATCAGGCACAGAGCTCCAGGCACGTTGGGCCACAAGAGTATTCAAAG GACTCTGTAAGATACCTCCGTCTCCAAAATTGATGGCTGAGGCTGCGAAAAAGGAGCAGCTCATAGAAAG GGGTGTGATGAAAGACATCAGCAAAGACAAACTTGAGTACATCACCTACATGGATGACATTGCCGCATGCATAGGCACCAAGCCCAGTGTCCCATTTCTGTTCCTCAAGGATCCCAGACTCGCTTGGGAAGTTTTCTTTGGACCGTGTACTCCTTACCAGTACCGCCTAAAGGGACCTGGGAAATGGGATGGAGCCAGAAATGCCATCCTGACCCAATGGGACAGGACGCTGAAACCCTTAAAAACTCGAATCGTCCCTGATTCCACCAAGCCTGGTTCCATGTCACGTTATTTCAAAGTTTGGGGGGTACCTATCCTACTTGCCTCTCTTCTGCTGATCTGTAAATCTTCACTTTTTCTGAAGTTGGTGCAAGAATTTCCTCTTACCAGTATTTGGTGA